The genomic region TGCATCCTGCATGGCCTTAAGTGCACCTACGGCTTGAATATCCGAGGCACAAAAACAGGCATCGGGAGCCGGATCCATATTCAGCATTTTCATCATGGCCTCATAACCGGCCCGTTCTGTAAAGCCATCTCTGTTCATGGTATCACCTTTGACAACCAAATTATCATCAAAGGGAATTCCAAGTTCCTCATGGGCCTTTTTATAGCCACGCAACCGATCTTTGATAGGCTTAGATGATTCGAGTGCCGATAACATGGCTATTCTGTTGTGTCCACACTCATTCAGTGCCTTAACTGCTCTGTATGCTCCCTGAGCATTATCCACACTCACAGAATCAAACCCTTCAAAATATTCGTCAACTAAGGTAATTGGGACATTATATTTTTGAAAACTCTTCCAGTCCTTGTCTTGTAAATGAATAGATACAAAAAGATACCCTTCCGCCCACCGTCGTTTCAATACATGTTCAACCTGTTTTTTAAGGTCTTTATTCGGCGAGATATTAAAAATGCTGAGTTCATAATTCAGCTCGCTTAACTTGTCCTGCACCCCTCCTAATATTTCCATGAAAAAATAGTTGGATATAACAGGGACTACGATCATTACGGTATTACTTTTCCGGCTTGCTAAGCCTTGTGCAAAAGCCTGAGGATGATATCCCATTTCATCGGCTACGGACAGTACTTTATTACGCGCCTTATCTGAAACATTACTGCTGTTGTTAAACACACGGGATACCGTAGCTATACTGACGCCGGCCTTTCTTGCGATATCATAGATTGTTGCTGCCAAATCAAATTTCTTTAAGTATTACCAAATCAGTTTTTAGAGTAGCTTTGGTTAAAGTAATGGACACAGTTTATGCGATAGCACGTAAAATACCACCCTTCATTAAGTCATTAAGGTCACTTTGGGTAATATAAACCAACCTGAGATCCATCTTCGATGAGTGGATCCCAGGCAGTTTATTTAATCCTTTAGTTCTGGATCAGTTCGTAAGTATAAGGTGCCTCACCCAGGTTCAGTATCACGGTATAGTTACCTGACGCAGGAACTGCAATGTTTCCTCCTCCCTGATCAAGGAAACCATCACCCTCATTGTCACCGTAATCGAGATCCCAGGCATCATTTGCCCGGAATTTCATTTCTCCGGCTGAAAGGCTCATATCTACAGACCATGTTTTTTCAACAGGGTCGTAGGTCATGTCGGTATCTGCACCCCATCCACCGGGTGTTGCATCTCCAATCACGCCCCAGGTTGTATTTAGCATCGTATACGTCAGAGTATTTAAATTTACATTTATCTTATAATACCCTGCGGTAACCTGAATGTTTGCCGCATTTTGCTCCAGGGTGCCATCTGCGCCGTCATCACCGTAATTGACATCCCAAGACCGTTCTTCTGTGAATTTTAATTCATTGGCATTAGCGACATTAACATATCCTTCATATTGTCCATTATCCTCTAGTGAAGTTAACGGAGGGGCGTCTTCAGGAGTCCAGTCATTTCCATATCCACTGGCTGATTGATAGCCTCCGGGAACATATATTTCCGGATAGTTTATTTCTATATAAAAAGGTGAAACCGTTAAGGAAACAGCTTCAGAATAAAGTACATCTACATCATCGTTGATCTCAGTTTTAATCCTTATCTCAACATCAGATGCTACATTTGCAGGATAACCTGCGGTCAGCATTTTACTGTTTAAATCACCCACAGTCATAGTTAATGAATTTGAACTGGTTTGAGCTAAGGTAAAAGGATCAGCAAATTCAGTTCCTGCTTCCGCTATTTCAACTACATAATTTGCAGCTGCTCTGAAACCAACACCCGGTTTACTCCATTCCAATTCCAGTACAACTTCATCTGAAGTTTCCTCCGTCAGTACGAAAGAATCACCGGAAGGTGCATTTGTAAATGAAGGCGGTTCAATGTTAGTACTTAGCGTAGGGCCAACATTGTCTTCGCAAGAAGCAAACATGGCCAGCCCGGCTATCGTGAATACTAATAATATTAATTTCTTCATGGTTCTATCCTAAAATTTATTGGTTATTAATAACCTGGGTTTTGGACCAGATTTGGATTAGCGTTTACATCTGATGCAGGAATTGGATAGATGTTAAAGTGATCACTTACGGAAGTACCTTCCTGAGTGCCTCCTTTCCATGCCCACACATAATCAGCTGATGTAAACAGGCCGAAACGTATCAAGTCGGTTCTACGATGTCCTTCCCAATACAGTTCCCTGGCTCGTTCGTCCAGCACAAATTCAGGCGTCAGGTCACCGGCCGCAATATTAGCAGAAACATTGCCGCCATACGCTCTTTCTCTTAAGTCGTTAACGAGTCCTACCGCTTTGGCAATATTGCCGCCTGCAGCTCCTCTTGCCGTAGCTTCCGCATACATCAGGTAAGCATCTGCCAAACGGAACATTGGGAAATCAATATCAACCCATGTCAGGTTTTTCCCGGTATCACCGTTAGAAGTAATGTTTTTCCACTTGGTGATGGTGTATCCGTTTGAAAAATCACCGGGGTCTGCCACTTCTTTGGTTTGTCCGTCAGTAAAGAAGGTTTCCCTTGCATCAAATGATTCAGGGTTTAATTCCATTGTAAGTGTAAGGTTGTTGACATCAACTTCGAAATAGTAAATGCCTCCCTCTGCTACGGAGAAGTTACCTCCTCCTCCTGCAACCATATTTCCATTATCATTACTATATTCCTGGCTGCCCCAGTCTCCCTCGGTGAATTTAAATTCAGCACCTTCAGCGAAGTACACATAACCGGTATACACGCCGTCATTATTATCTGAAACCAGCGTTCCTGCTTCCAGTGGAGTCCAGTCTCCACCATATCCACTCGCACCCTGATACCCACCGGGAACGTAAAGCACATCATCGCCATCTAGATTAGAAGTTTGATATCCAGAATAATAAATATCAACAAATTGAGGAGTCACCCTGTAACCGCCCCATCCACCGTCTAAACCAAAGTCGGCGGCATTCATATTACCGCCAACGGCAGCATGGGCAATAAAGGTTGTGCCACCCCAGCTGGAAGTATTCACTCCGTCAAAGGTAATCGGGAAAATAATGCCATCTGCAGTGTGATTGTCAGCGAGGAATAATTCACCATAACTGCCATGCAATACATAACCGCCTTCGTCAATCACTTTTTCGGTGTATGTAATGACATCATCATAGCGGTCCTGACCCACATAGACTTCAGCATTCAGGTACAGCTTGGATAGCAGCATCCAAACAGCGCCACGGTCGGCTCTGCCGTACTCATTTTGTTTTGCACCAATTATTTGACTTTCAATATCAAGTAATTCGCTTTCGATGAAAGCAAACAGGTCGGCGGTATTAGTTCTTTGAGGGGGTTCAGCACCTACATTATCCTCTTCAGTTACAAAGGGGACATTACCGCCAAATAAATCCAGTGCATGCCAGTAACTCAATGCCCGGAGGAACCGAGCTTCTGCGGCATATTCCTGAATTACGGCTTCGTCTCTTCCTTCCGCATTGCGAAGAAATTCATTAGCCATGGTAATGGTGTAATAAATACGGCTGTACATTCCCATCACGAAATCATTGGAAGCAGTCCATGACATGGTATTAAAGTCAGGCAATCCTTCATCGCCCCAGCCTATGATTGCTTCATCCGTTGGGTTTTCCTGGTGGGTAAAATACTGACGAACATAGCTTGAAAAACCTTCATCAATGCCTTGTATATCAGCGTTACCTGCAGGGCCTTGCTGGCCGGTTGTTGAAAATCCGGCATAGAGTTTTGCCAGAACTTGTTTGTAATCATCCGGGGTATTGTATACCGACTCGGATGTAACAACATCATCATCAAGAGGTGTAGTGCTCAAATCGTCTATACACGAAGTGGCAGTAAAACCCAAGAATACGGTAAGTACTATTAAAAATGTTTTATATGTTTGATTAAACATGATCTTGGTTATTAAAATGTTTCAATTAGAAATTCAGATTTAATCCCAGAACAAATGTTCTTGGACGAGGATAGATGTTATTGTCTATGCCTCCGAACACTTCCGGATCAAGTCCGCTGTAATTTGTTATCACAAACACGTTTTGCACAGTTGCAGAAACTCTGAGACTGTTTATAACGTCAAAAACGCTGTTAAATGTGTATCCGAGATTGATGTTATCCAGTCTTAAGAAAGATGCATTTTCTACAAAGTGGTCAGAGAAAAACTGAGCATTAGTAAAGTTTGTCTCAAGCACTGATGCCGGTGCATTTCGTAAGTAGCCTTCGTAAAGCATTTCACTGTAAAATGCATTACTGGATTTCACGTTGTTATAAACATGATTTCCTACACTTGCGTGCCCTGCAAAAGAAGCATCCCAGTTTTTATATTCCACTCTGGACGAGAATCCAAATTCATAATCCGCACTTGGGCTCTCATATCGATACTTATCGGCTTCGTTAATCACTCCGTCACCATTGCGGTCAACATATAATCCTTCAATCGGTGTTCCATCGGCATTGTAAACTTGTTCAAATACATAGAATGAACTTCTTGGAAATCCGACACTGTGCAATTGGATGGTATTACCAACACCTCCGGAAATACCGCCGGTTTCTACCCCAATATAGCTTGGGTCATCAACCGTGGTGAGCTTGGTGATTTCATCGGTATTTTTAGATACGTTAACACCAAGTTCCCAGTAGGTATCTTGGGTATTTACCAGCCGTCCGGTAATTTCAAATTCTACCCCTTTCACTTCAAGGGTACCTACATTTGAAAGTATGCGGTTTGTAAAGTTAGAACCTGCAGCTACAGGCACCACATTAAGCAGGTCGTTTGTTTCACGATAATAACCTTCAACTTTACCGAAGATACGATCATTAAACAGGCTATAGTCTAACCCAACATTATAAGTTGTGGTTTCTTCCCATTTAAGATCGGGATTATACCCTTCCGGCCGCAGTGTTGTTATAAACTGGTTACCGAATTGGTATTGAGCAGTAGGCTCACTGTATGTATAAACGGGCAGGTATGGATAATCACCTTGTCCGATATTTTGCTGACCTGTAACACCGTAACCGAGACGCAACTTAAGTTCCGTTATGGCATCCGCATTGTCTAGGAAAGCTTCTTCATGAATTTTCCAGGCCACAGCGGCTGAAGGAAATAAGCCCCACCGGTTGTCTTCCGAGAATCTTGAAGTACCGTCTTGTCTAAGCGTTGCGGTCAACAGGTATTTATCTTTGAATTCATAATTCAAACGTCCGAAGAAAGAAACGATATAATTTTCGGTAGCGTAATCTGTATCTGCACGAACATCCAGATTTGCTTCATCCGCACGGTCAAAATTAGTCACGTAATTGAAACCATCCGCGTAGTGATGCTCCCAGGAATAACCTGCAATTACGTCAAAACTACTTTGCCAGTCAGCTACTTCTTTTTGGTAGTTCAGGTAAAAATCTAAAAGTTCATTTTCCTTTTTCTGGTCGTAATCCACGCGCACTCCGGAAGTTTCAGGGTCTCCGGTGAATTCAAACGCTGCGTTTTCAGGAACGGCTATATCCCCTTCGGCAACATCGGAATAATCCACTCCTACATTTAAAATTGCATTTAAACCAGACACAAAAGGAAGTGCATAATCAATTTCAAGATTACCGATGGTACGGTAAACAGTAGATTCATCAGTTCTTTGCTCCAGAAGAGCTACCGGGTTAGCCGGTGCAAGCGGGTTAGGCCTTCCTTGATTATCTACCCATGTAAAGTAACCGCCGTAATTATCTCCTTCCACAGGCTGGGTAGGATCAAAAATAACAGCAGAACCAATGGCTCCCTGGTTACCAAACTGATTTTGAACCTGCATTCCTTTCAGATTCAAATTCACTTTTAACTGATCATCAAAAAAGGTTGGGTTCAAAGAAACAGACCCGGTCAACCGGTCATTTCTGTCGGTTCTCAGAATACCTTCGTTTCCGGAAAATCCTAAAGAAACCCGGTAAGGGATATTCTGGTAAGCCCCGGTGATGTTAATATTATGATCCTGGCCAAAAGCATTTCTGTAAATTTCGTCTTGCCAGTTTGTATTGCTATCTCCTAAACGGTCAGTGCCATTGGTACCAAATTGCTCTTCAATCACTTCACGAAATTGATCCGCACTAAGCATTTCTACTCTTTTTTGGTTGGCCTGATACGAAAGCCTTGTGCTGTAATTTACGTCAAGTCCCTGGCCTACGCGTCCCTTTTTCGTATTAATGATAATCACACCATTAGAAGCCCGGGAACCATAAATAGCTGTTGCTGAGGCATCCTTAAGGATATTTATAGACTCAATATCATTAGGATTAATGGTATTAAGGGGATTTCTCATCCCTGCAACTCCACCCCCATCTAAAGGCACTCCATCTACTACAAAAAGCGGATCATTACTTGCAGAAAGTGAAGATCCTCCCCGAATTCGAATGGTAGCACCGCTACCCGGAGCACCGTCACTGGAAGTTACACTTACACCTGCTGCTTTACCTTGAAATAATTCTTGAGGTGAGGTGATGTTTCCCTGGTTAAAATCGCTGGCACTGATGGAATTCACTGAACCGGTATTATCACCCTGTTGTTGGGTACCATAACCGATAACAACTACCTCTTCTCCCGAAATGGTTTGAGGCCGCAATTCAACGTTAATTTCTGTTCTTCCATCAATTGGCACTAATATTTTTTGGAATCCAAGGAATGAAAACGATAATGTGTCTTGCAAACTCGGTACCTGAAATTCGTAATACCCGTCAGAATCAGTAGATGTACCGGTAGTGGTACCAACTACTAAAATATTTACCCCCGGCAAAGATTCACCGGTTTCGCCATCTGTTACGATTCCGGATACAGTCATCCTGTCCTGTGCAATGGCTTCCGTTTGTCCCATTCCCGAAAATAGAAGCGCTATCATTAAAGGAAAAGCCATCAGAAACTTAGAGACGTGCTGATTAATCCTTTTGAAGCAGATTCCTAAAATCGGTATCGCTGTTTTTTTCATATTAGTTCTCCAATGTTGGTTTTAATTGGCTGAATTTGAAGTTCTTTACAATCTCTCATTAATGTATGTAAGCGCTTACATTATTTCAACAACTATTTTATACAACGGTTCAAACCCCACTAAAAGCTTTAGATAAAGGTTTTTGAAGTAATTTTTGCTTAAATAATTGTTTTTATGAGATTAAACTCACACCTGTAGAAAGGCATAATCATAAGTAAATAAGGATGCAGAGACTGAATTTATATATTTTTAGCCGTTTAACGGCTTTAAATTAAACAAATAATGTAAGGGCTTACATTTCCACGGTCTTTCCTGCATTCTTCTTGTTCCCGTATCGCTCTTGGATATAGTTGTCTAAGATTTGACGAAATTCTTCCCCAATGTGATCTCCCCTGAGCGTGGTTGAGTGCTCCCCGTCGATATATACCGGGGCTTTGGGCTCTTCAAAAGTTCCGGGCAGTGAAATCCCTATATTCGCTGCTCTTGATTCACCGGGTCCATTTACCACACACCCCATTACAGCCACATCCATTTCTTCCACACCGGGGTAGGCTTTTCTCCAGACGGGCATGGATTCTACGATGTAATCCTGGATTTCTTCTGCTAGTTCCTGGAAGTAAGTACTTTTAGTTCTTCCACAACCGGGACAGGAAGTTACCTGAGGAATGAAACTCCTGATTTTAAGGGATTGCAATATCTGCTGAGCAACTTGTACCTCAAGGGCACGGTCGGCACCCGGCTGGGGCGTGAGTGAAACCCTTATGGTATCTCCTATCCCCTGTTGTAAAATTACTGACAGGGCTGATGCACTCGCTACCATTCCTTTCATTCCCATACCTGCTTCAGTCAATCCCACATGCAAGGGATAATCTACGGCTTCGGCAATGCGCTCATACACAGTTACCACATCCTGCACACCCGACATCTTACAACTGATAATAATCTTATTTGAAGCCAGCCCTACATCTTCCGCCAGTTTTGAAGATCGTTTTGCACTCTCTACCATCGTATCAAGCATCACTTCTTTGGCGGATTTTGGTTTTGGAAGTTCATTATTGGCATCCATTCTATCAGCAAGTAACTGCTGATCCAGGGACCCCCAATTTACCCCAATGCGTACCGGTTTGTCGTATTTAATGGCTTGTTCTACAATCGTGGCAAAATTCTCATCCCGGGTTTTGGTTCCGGTGTTTCCGGGATTGATGCGAAACTTGGCAAGCGCCTTTGCCATTTCCGGGTATTTGGTTAACAGTTTGTGCCCGTTATAATGGAAATCTCCAATTACAGGAACCGGCACTCCCCGTTTCAATAATTTCTCTTTGATATAGGGTACTGCCTTAGCGGCTGCGTCATTATTTACGGTAATTCGCACTAACTCTGATCCTGCCCGAAATAAATGTTCAATTTGATCAGTGGTTTCATCAATATCAGCAGTATCAGTATTGGTCATAGATTGTACTACAATAGGGGCGCCTCCCCCAACGGGAACATTCCCCACCATTACCTGAATTGATTTACGTCGCTCTATTTTTGCCATGGTATTATAAAATGTTGTTGAAATTCCTGAAGATCAGTTCTTCTTGCTGAGTTCAAATAATTTTCGTTTCTCTTCTTTGGAAAGTGAATCGTAGCCTTTCTTGGAAATCTTCTCTAAAATGTCATCGAGTTCAGTTTGGTCCACTTCCTCAACAATGTCTGCATCTTGCACGATGCTCATATTCTTATTGCGTTTTCGTTTTCCGCCAGCCGGTTTTACCCGTCCGAAAAGGTATTCTACATACCGGATAACCAAACTTAAATCCTTTCCGTTTTGATGAGCCTTCACCAATAAATATCCACCTAAAGCACCGCCCAAGTGAACAAGTCTTGCCACTCCGTCACCGGCTCCAACAAATAAAATATCAATAGCTATCCATCCGGCTACAAAAAATCGTGCCTCAATGGGCGGAAACAAAAATAACATAATCGGTGCCTTTGGAAAAAGCATAGCAAAGGCCACCAACATTCCCGTAACCGCACCTGATGCCCCTATTACCAAAGCATCTCCAAATACTAATGCAAAACCGGCATCCAGTAAAGCTCCTAAAATTCCCGCACCAAAATATATCACGGTAAATGTTCGCGGTCCTAAGGTTTCTTCAACGGCACGTCCCATCCACCAAAGCCATAGCATATTAAATAAGAAATGCAGGAACCCGCCATGCAAAAACATGTAGGTGATAAATCGCCACGGCTGTGTTAGAAAAGTCGGAAAGGAAGGATCAAACCCTAAATTACCGATCGCCCATTCATTCAAGCCCTGACCGCCCAGCATCTGGATCACAAAAACCACAAGGTTTGCAAGGATAATGGTTCGGATGGCAATAGGCATTCTCATGAAGCCGCGTTTAATGGCTCCTCCAAATGAATCGTACGGCATATTACCTCTCATATTTCCACCTCCCTGAAAAAACGAATTATTCATCAGATATAGTCTTTAGGCTTTTTGAGTCCCCAGTATTTAATGAGTATAAATCCAACCACCAATCCGCCTAAGTGAGCAAAATGGGCAATCCCGCTATTGGGCATAGCCAGTCCGTTGAACAACTCAAACAACCCATAAACAGCAACAAAGTATTTCGCTTTAATGGGGATGGGCGGTATTAATAGCATGATGTATCGATCAGGGAACATCATTCCAAAAGCTAACAGAATCCCAAATACTGCGCCGGAAGCACCCAGTGTGTACGTAAAATATCCGCCTATAAACATGTGAATGACGGCTGCGCCAATTCCGGTAAGCAGATAGTAGATTAAAAATCGTTTTGATCCCCATAAATTTTCAATGGCCTGCCCGAATATCCAAAGAGCAAAAAGATTGAAAAAGATGTGCCCCAAATCAGCATGCAAAAACATGTAAGTCACCAATTGCCAGGGTATAAATCCTTCACCCAAAGGATTCAAAACCAGGTAAGGGGCGAGAGCGGCTCCAATGGGTGTCCATCCGGCTCCAAATACTTGTTTAGTGAGTAAAAAAGCCAACCCGTTAATGATTAACAGGTTCTTAATAACGGGGGGAAATAAAGTAAAACTCGTGTTCGGTGAAAAATTATCCAAAAATATCTGTTTTAATGATGATTCTTTTTGATGCGTGAATATACGTTGATTCCACTCAAAGTTACGCCCGGAATTCCTTGCCCGGGATAAGTTGCATCTCCACAAAGATACAAACCTTTGAACGGACTTTCGTGAGAAGTCCACTTGAGCAAGCTTCGTGCCATACTCTGTGGAATTCCACCCACTCTGCCTTTTTTGCGGTACACCCAGTTTTCCCATGTAACCGGCGTTGCGGCGTGAATAACTTTGATCTGTGCGTCTGAAAATCCCGGGAGTTTGTCCCGAAGTACATGAACGATGAAATCTTCCACCTGTTGCTTAGCTGCATCATATTTTCCATTCATTGAATGCCAAAATACAGGGGAAGCATGGGTAGAAATATTTAGCGTGCGCGTTCCCTCCTTTGCCCGAAGCTTATCATTCGGTCTGGACATTGACACAAATATGGAATCCGAATCCGTGAATGGAACGGTATCTCCCTTTTCAAGATGGATCTGATTATGCAATGGAAGTTCCGTTGGATAGGTATCGTCAGTAGCAATTCCGAGCGTTATAGCTCCCCATGCTTCATCAAAATCCTTAGCTTCTTCTTTAAAATACCCGCTCATGGCTCCCGCTGTAATATCTTTCATATTCCACACCGGTACGTTCGAGATCACAATCGGAGCTTGATAAGCGAATTTTTCTTTGCGTGTTGTTGGGTATGAACCATGAACTGATCCCCTTCTCTTGAAATCATCTCTACCCCTTCTTTGGTATGAAGGGCACCGCCTTTATCCTGAATAAAATTCTGGATGGTATTAATCATCTCCAGCAGTCCGCCCGGCACATAGAAGTTGGAGTAGTTGGTGTAGGTCAAACCGGCAGCTCCAAACAAGAACGGTGTTTCTTCTGATTTAGCTTGAGCTGTAATCATCAGTTGCTCATCCACAAATCGCCAGAATTTTGGCGTATCAACTCCAAACTTTTTCATCACATCGGCTGCCGACTGAAATGCATACTTCAGCACCCAAACATCCAGCGGATTATTATTAAGGGCAAGGTGTACCCATTCGGAAAGTTTTCGTGGGGGAAAGAATGGATTTTTCAGCGATAATTTCCATACCAAATCAGATACCCTGAAAGCTTCTTTCCAAAAAGCCCGTTGAGCATCTCCATCACCAAAAACCCGGGTACATTCCTGCATCCATACCTTACGATCTTTGTATCGAATGATCTGCTCTCCATCTATCCAAACCGACATACTTGGAGTAATCTCCTCCCTGGGAATCTGGATTCCGGTTTCCTTCTCCAGCTTCCACAACGGCTGATTTTCATCAAAACCAATGAGCGTGGTCGCTCCCGACTCAAACACATATCCTTTTCTAAAATAAGACGAAGAACATCCTCCCGGAGCGTGGGCTTTTTCGAGGATGAGGACTTTAAAGCCGTCCTTGGCGAGCATGGCGGCGGCACTCATACCACCCATGCCTGAACCAATAATTATAGCGTCATAATCTTGATTTATTTTCATGTGGGTTTAACATGAAATGGAGGCTTAAATGTTCCCAAGAAATGGAACGCTGATGATACGGATTGAACGGATGCTCACAGATTTTATTAGGGTACCAAAACCTCGTTCCGGTGCTCAGCTCCGAGATGCCTCATCTTTATGCTCGTTCCCAGACTCCGGCTTCTAATTATTGAAGCATGATTAGCAGGATTAAGATAACCTGTATTTTTTCATTTCTCCACAGAACAAGGTTTCAACCCGGGATTGGTTGATGAAAATAAAAAAAGCCACATCACTGTGGCTTTAAGTTACGGTAAAATCAAAATCACCTTATTCTGAAATGGTGAATGTTTTTAGCATGCCTTTATCAGCCGGATCCGGGACTTCAGCAATCCAGGCGTAATCACCCGGCTCAAGGTCCAAATGCATATATCCGCTTTGCCCCTCGGTCATTGCCATTACACCTCCAACAAATTTAGCACCGGTTGGTGCATTCTTGGTCAAACCGAAAGGAGTGGTCCAATTCATCCACTCTCCAAGAGATTGAAGTAAGGAATCGTCTTCTGCATCCTCCAGTTTTACAAGCTGCACATTATGCCCAAGCAGATGGCTATAGGTTGTCTGATCGGCGTAATGAACTTCAACAACTTGCTCTCCGGCTTCAAAAGGTCCGGTGAATACTATTCCATTCTCAGATGAGATGGTTACGGTTTTATGTGCCCGGGGTTCTTCAGCTTCGGCTTTCTCGCTGGTTACCGTTAACTGCTCTAACATTCCGATATATGAATGAAATACCTGTTCTTCATCCTTTACATAGCATTCTACAATATATTCGCCCGGATCGAGATAAACAGTTGTTACAGAGCTACTTCCTGCTGCCGTAAAACCAGGGCCTCCCATTGGCGGGGCTCCAGGATCAAAGAACCATGGTCCTTTTTCTGA from Gracilimonas sp. harbors:
- a CDS encoding LacI family DNA-binding transcriptional regulator; this translates as MAATIYDIARKAGVSIATVSRVFNNSSNVSDKARNKVLSVADEMGYHPQAFAQGLASRKSNTVMIVVPVISNYFFMEILGGVQDKLSELNYELSIFNISPNKDLKKQVEHVLKRRWAEGYLFVSIHLQDKDWKSFQKYNVPITLVDEYFEGFDSVSVDNAQGAYRAVKALNECGHNRIAMLSALESSKPIKDRLRGYKKAHEELGIPFDDNLVVKGDTMNRDGFTERAGYEAMMKMLNMDPAPDACFCASDIQAVGALKAMQDADKFIPIIGYDDIELAEYMGLSTIRQPMREMGFFATQNLIDRMNNPKKAISQTIYTPELITRSSTKLNGRKADI
- a CDS encoding SusE domain-containing protein is translated as MKKLILLVFTIAGLAMFASCEDNVGPTLSTNIEPPSFTNAPSGDSFVLTEETSDEVVLELEWSKPGVGFRAAANYVVEIAEAGTEFADPFTLAQTSSNSLTMTVGDLNSKMLTAGYPANVASDVEIRIKTEINDDVDVLYSEAVSLTVSPFYIEINYPEIYVPGGYQSASGYGNDWTPEDAPPLTSLEDNGQYEGYVNVANANELKFTEERSWDVNYGDDGADGTLEQNAANIQVTAGYYKINVNLNTLTYTMLNTTWGVIGDATPGGWGADTDMTYDPVEKTWSVDMSLSAGEMKFRANDAWDLDYGDNEGDGFLDQGGGNIAVPASGNYTVILNLGEAPYTYELIQN
- a CDS encoding RagB/SusD family nutrient uptake outer membrane protein, which gives rise to MFNQTYKTFLIVLTVFLGFTATSCIDDLSTTPLDDDVVTSESVYNTPDDYKQVLAKLYAGFSTTGQQGPAGNADIQGIDEGFSSYVRQYFTHQENPTDEAIIGWGDEGLPDFNTMSWTASNDFVMGMYSRIYYTITMANEFLRNAEGRDEAVIQEYAAEARFLRALSYWHALDLFGGNVPFVTEEDNVGAEPPQRTNTADLFAFIESELLDIESQIIGAKQNEYGRADRGAVWMLLSKLYLNAEVYVGQDRYDDVITYTEKVIDEGGYVLHGSYGELFLADNHTADGIIFPITFDGVNTSSWGGTTFIAHAAVGGNMNAADFGLDGGWGGYRVTPQFVDIYYSGYQTSNLDGDDVLYVPGGYQGASGYGGDWTPLEAGTLVSDNNDGVYTGYVYFAEGAEFKFTEGDWGSQEYSNDNGNMVAGGGGNFSVAEGGIYYFEVDVNNLTLTMELNPESFDARETFFTDGQTKEVADPGDFSNGYTITKWKNITSNGDTGKNLTWVDIDFPMFRLADAYLMYAEATARGAAGGNIAKAVGLVNDLRERAYGGNVSANIAAGDLTPEFVLDERARELYWEGHRRTDLIRFGLFTSADYVWAWKGGTQEGTSVSDHFNIYPIPASDVNANPNLVQNPGY
- a CDS encoding SusC/RagA family TonB-linked outer membrane protein, which codes for MAFPLMIALLFSGMGQTEAIAQDRMTVSGIVTDGETGESLPGVNILVVGTTTGTSTDSDGYYEFQVPSLQDTLSFSFLGFQKILVPIDGRTEINVELRPQTISGEEVVVIGYGTQQQGDNTGSVNSISASDFNQGNITSPQELFQGKAAGVSVTSSDGAPGSGATIRIRGGSSLSASNDPLFVVDGVPLDGGGVAGMRNPLNTINPNDIESINILKDASATAIYGSRASNGVIIINTKKGRVGQGLDVNYSTRLSYQANQKRVEMLSADQFREVIEEQFGTNGTDRLGDSNTNWQDEIYRNAFGQDHNINITGAYQNIPYRVSLGFSGNEGILRTDRNDRLTGSVSLNPTFFDDQLKVNLNLKGMQVQNQFGNQGAIGSAVIFDPTQPVEGDNYGGYFTWVDNQGRPNPLAPANPVALLEQRTDESTVYRTIGNLEIDYALPFVSGLNAILNVGVDYSDVAEGDIAVPENAAFEFTGDPETSGVRVDYDQKKENELLDFYLNYQKEVADWQSSFDVIAGYSWEHHYADGFNYVTNFDRADEANLDVRADTDYATENYIVSFFGRLNYEFKDKYLLTATLRQDGTSRFSEDNRWGLFPSAAVAWKIHEEAFLDNADAITELKLRLGYGVTGQQNIGQGDYPYLPVYTYSEPTAQYQFGNQFITTLRPEGYNPDLKWEETTTYNVGLDYSLFNDRIFGKVEGYYRETNDLLNVVPVAAGSNFTNRILSNVGTLEVKGVEFEITGRLVNTQDTYWELGVNVSKNTDEITKLTTVDDPSYIGVETGGISGGVGNTIQLHSVGFPRSSFYVFEQVYNADGTPIEGLYVDRNGDGVINEADKYRYESPSADYEFGFSSRVEYKNWDASFAGHASVGNHVYNNVKSSNAFYSEMLYEGYLRNAPASVLETNFTNAQFFSDHFVENASFLRLDNINLGYTFNSVFDVINSLRVSATVQNVFVITNYSGLDPEVFGGIDNNIYPRPRTFVLGLNLNF
- the ispG gene encoding flavodoxin-dependent (E)-4-hydroxy-3-methylbut-2-enyl-diphosphate synthase yields the protein MAKIERRKSIQVMVGNVPVGGGAPIVVQSMTNTDTADIDETTDQIEHLFRAGSELVRITVNNDAAAKAVPYIKEKLLKRGVPVPVIGDFHYNGHKLLTKYPEMAKALAKFRINPGNTGTKTRDENFATIVEQAIKYDKPVRIGVNWGSLDQQLLADRMDANNELPKPKSAKEVMLDTMVESAKRSSKLAEDVGLASNKIIISCKMSGVQDVVTVYERIAEAVDYPLHVGLTEAGMGMKGMVASASALSVILQQGIGDTIRVSLTPQPGADRALEVQVAQQILQSLKIRSFIPQVTSCPGCGRTKSTYFQELAEEIQDYIVESMPVWRKAYPGVEEMDVAVMGCVVNGPGESRAANIGISLPGTFEEPKAPVYIDGEHSTTLRGDHIGEEFRQILDNYIQERYGNKKNAGKTVEM
- a CDS encoding rhomboid family intramembrane serine protease, which translates into the protein MNNSFFQGGGNMRGNMPYDSFGGAIKRGFMRMPIAIRTIILANLVVFVIQMLGGQGLNEWAIGNLGFDPSFPTFLTQPWRFITYMFLHGGFLHFLFNMLWLWWMGRAVEETLGPRTFTVIYFGAGILGALLDAGFALVFGDALVIGASGAVTGMLVAFAMLFPKAPIMLFLFPPIEARFFVAGWIAIDILFVGAGDGVARLVHLGGALGGYLLVKAHQNGKDLSLVIRYVEYLFGRVKPAGGKRKRNKNMSIVQDADIVEEVDQTELDDILEKISKKGYDSLSKEEKRKLFELSKKN